The Kosakonia sp. SMBL-WEM22 sequence CAAATCAAACTGCACCACGTTCCAGCCAATCAGTACATCGGGATCGTGTTCCGCAAACCAGGCGTTAAGCTTCTCCAGCAGCTGCGGGCGGCTGGCGACATAAATAAGATCGAAATCGAGCCCCTGCGCATCGCCATTCTCCGGACCGAGCATATAAACCGTGCGCTGGCCGCAGCCCTCAAGGCCGATGCAGTAAAGCTCGCCATGGCGGGTGGTTTCAATATCCAGCGACACCCACTTCAGCGGCGGGCGGTAGTGCGGGCTCGGCTTCAGGCGGGCATTAACCAGCGCGTTGCCGCGCGATTCGCCATCGACCCACACCGGGGCGGTGATAAAGCGCTCCATCAGATAGCGCTCCGGCGGGCGGACATCGCCCTCATAGACGGTAACGCCGCCTTCGCGCAGCAGCTTCTCAAAACGCATTAATTGACGGTGGGCGCGGCAGTAGAGACCCATTACGGGACGGCGGTGAAAATCATTGAGGGAGAGGGGCGTTAAGCGCCAGTTGTGCTCATCGCGCAGCAGCGCGCGGGCTTTATCGGCCTGTTCGGCGGGAATAAAGGCAACCGACTCCTGCGGCGGGAGTACCACGCGCAGCGGGCCGTTATCAGTGGCGAGCCAGAGCTCGATCTCCGTCCCGTTGGGCGTATCTCGCCAGTGACGGGTTAAAATAAAGCCTTCTTGCGCCTGCGCCACAGTGTGCTCTCACTCAACCAAAACCAGGCGAGATTATAGCCTGGTTCGGTAGGTGATGCTGTGGTTTTATACAGCTATTGACCGTAATAGGCTTTCGCACCATGTTTACGTAAATAGTGCTTATCCAGCAGTGTTTGCTGCATGGCGGGCAGCTGCGGATTGAGCTGGCGGCTGAAAATGCCCATATAGGCCACCTCTTCCAGCACAATGGCGTTATGCACCGCGTCATCGGCATTTTTACCCCAGGCAAACGGCCCGTGAGAGTGCACCAGCACGCCGGGCATTTGCGCCGCGTCGATACCGTTTTTCTCGAAGGTTTCGACAATCACATTGCCGGTCTCCCACTCATATTCACCATTGATCTCCTCATCGCGCATTTTGCGCGTACAGGGGATCTCGCCATAGAAGTAGTCGGCGTGGGTGGTGCCAGTCGCCGGAATGGGTTGCCCGGCCTGCGCCCAGATGGTGGCGTGGCGCGAATGGGTGTGGACAATGCCGCCAATAGTCGGAAACGCCTGGTAGAGCAGGCGGTGGGTCGGGGTATCGGAAGAGGGCTTTTTCGTCCCTTCGACTACCTCGCCGGTGGCGATATCGACCACCACCATATCCTCGGCGGTCATCACGGTGTAGTCGACGCCGGAGGGTTTAATCACTAGTACGCCGCGGCTGCGGTCAACGGCGCTGACGTTGCCCCAGGTCAGGGTGACCAGATTATGTTTTGGCAGTGCCAGGTTGGCTTCCAGCACCTGCCGTTTGAGATCGTCGAGCATCGGTTTCTCCTGTATTGCCGGATGGCGCGTTGCCTATCCGGCCTACGGATTTGTTTCGTCTGTATTGCCGGATAGCGTTGCACTTAATCGGCATGGGGGTTTTGTCGGCCCGGTAAACGCAGTGCCACCGGGCATGGGCTTAGCGTTTAGCGCCGTAGTAGAGCTCGTTCCAGCGCAGCGCATCTTTAAAGGCTGGCAGGCGGGTATCTTCATCGATCACCGTCAGCTCAATGCCGTGCAGCTCGCTGAACTGGCGCATATCGTCAAGCGTCAGCGCCTGGCTAAAGACGGTATGGTGCGCGCCACCAGCCAGGATCCACGCTTCGGAGGCGGTGTTGAGATCCGGCAGCGCTTTCCACAAAGCATTCGCCACCGGCAGGTTCGGCAGATCGTGCGGCGTTTTCACCGCTTCAACGCAGTTCACCAGCAGGCGGAAGCGATCGCCGAGATCGATCAGGCTGGCGTTGATCGCCGGACCCGTTTTGGTGGAGAAGATCAAACGTGCCGGATCGGCCTTGCCGCCGATGCCGAGATACTGCACATCGAGCGTTGGTTTCTCATCGAGCGCGATAGAGGGGCACACTTCCAGCATATGCGAGCCGAGTACCAGGTCGTTGCCATTCTCGAAGTGGTAGGTGTAATCCTCCATAAAGGAGGTGCCGCCGTTCAGGCCGCCGGACATCACCTTCATAATGCGCAGCAGTGCAGCGGTCTTCCAGTCGCCTTCCCCAGCAAAGCCGTAGCCCTGCTGCATCAGGCGCTGCACCGCCAGACCCGGCAACTGTTTCAGGCCGTGCAGATCTTCAAAAGTAGTAGTAAAGGCGTGGAAGCCGCCCTCCTCTAAAAAGCGTTTCAGGCCAAGCTCGATACGCGCGGCATCAATCACGTTCTGGCGCTTATCGCCGTTCACCTGTGCTGCCGCAGTCAGGCGGTAGCTGCTCTCATACTCATCGACCAGCGCATTGATATCGCCGTCGCTTACCGCATTCACCACCTGCACCAGATCGCCGACGCCCCAGG is a genomic window containing:
- the araD gene encoding L-ribulose-5-phosphate 4-epimerase encodes the protein MLDDLKRQVLEANLALPKHNLVTLTWGNVSAVDRSRGVLVIKPSGVDYTVMTAEDMVVVDIATGEVVEGTKKPSSDTPTHRLLYQAFPTIGGIVHTHSRHATIWAQAGQPIPATGTTHADYFYGEIPCTRKMRDEEINGEYEWETGNVIVETFEKNGIDAAQMPGVLVHSHGPFAWGKNADDAVHNAIVLEEVAYMGIFSRQLNPQLPAMQQTLLDKHYLRKHGAKAYYGQ
- the araA gene encoding L-arabinose isomerase — protein: MTIFDKYEIWFVIGSQHLYGPEALKQVTHHAEQVVNALNAEAKLPCKLTLKPLGTTPDEITAICRDANYDDKCAGLVVWLHTFSPAKMWINGLSILNKPLLQFHTQFNASLPWDSIDMDFMNLNQTAHGGREFGFIGARMRQQHSVVTGHWQDKQAHSRIGAWMRQAVSKQDTRHLKVVRFGDNMREVAVTDGDKVAAQIKFGFSVNTWGVGDLVQVVNAVSDGDINALVDEYESSYRLTAAAQVNGDKRQNVIDAARIELGLKRFLEEGGFHAFTTTFEDLHGLKQLPGLAVQRLMQQGYGFAGEGDWKTAALLRIMKVMSGGLNGGTSFMEDYTYHFENGNDLVLGSHMLEVCPSIALDEKPTLDVQYLGIGGKADPARLIFSTKTGPAINASLIDLGDRFRLLVNCVEAVKTPHDLPNLPVANALWKALPDLNTASEAWILAGGAHHTVFSQALTLDDMRQFSELHGIELTVIDEDTRLPAFKDALRWNELYYGAKR